The stretch of DNA CCTTACCTTTACTCTTCAAATAAGTATTATCACCTATTTTTATAAACTTTCCTTCCTTATAAACTTTATTTGCTAAAGAAATATTTTTAATTTTTTTTAAATCTATATCTTTCTTTAATGTAAGTAACATTCTATCTCCTTTATAACTTAATAATATAGCTCCCTCTTTATAGTATTTGATTTTAGGTATGGGACTATATATCAATATAGATATATATACAAGAAATAATAATGGCATATAAATAAACCTTTTGAATCCTTTTTTATAAAAATATGAACTTATGAGTATAGACATATACATTAGTGCTATATTTTCATTTAGGTAGGTAATTGGTGGTAATATATTTATTAAGCTTTCAGTTATATAATCTAAAAAATCAGTTATATAATATGCTATAAAACATATGTAATTAAAGATTTCAGTTGTAAAAGATACAATAGCTAATAAATTCCCCAATATTACTATTATAGTTATTAATGGTGATATTAATAAATTCCCTATTATAAATCCTAATGAAAATTCTTGAAAATATATTAAAAGAGCTGGAAAAGTAAATATTTGAGCTGAAATGCAAATAGATAAACTTTCTCTTATATATTTAGGTAACTTATATAAAGATTTATTTATTTTTTTATTAAATAATATTATCCCTAATGTTGCTAAAAACGATAATTGAAATCCAATTTTAAATACTCCTTGTGGTTCAATTATAAGTAATATTACTCCAGCTAAAGATAATGCAGCTAAAGGGTTATATTTTCTTCGTAATGGTACTGCTAAATTCATACATAATAGCATTATATATGCTCTTACAGTAGATAATGAAGCTCCCGTAAATATAACATATATAAATGCAATAAATGGAGTTAAAGATTTTCCAAATACCTTCATAAGTACACTATAAACAATAGCCATATGTAATCCAGATACCGCTATAACATGTGTAACTCCCAAGGTTTTCATATCATTTCTATCTTCTTCATCCAAAAAATTAGTATATCCAAAAGAAATTGAAGTAATTAAGGCTGCTCTTCTACTCCCTAGCTTATTTCTAATTTTATAAAATATATTTTCTCTAATCTTATATACCTTACTTATTAAATCATCAGCTATTTTCTTATAATCTATTATCTTATATATCCCTAGATTTCCTTTACTTATTTTTATATCCTTTGTAAACTTTCCTTTTACAGCTAATCTTTCGCCTATTTTTAACTCTTTTAAATCTCCCTCTAAGTAAACTTCTCTTCCCTCTATTTTACCAACTGCACCATATCCATTTAAAGAAACAACTCTAATTATTTCTGTATTACTAGGTTTATAATTAAAATAACATATATTATTTAATAAAGAAATTGTAAAAAAGAGACTAATTAAAATTAAAAATCTTCCTCTCTTGTATATATAAATCATAATAAAAAAACAGCTAGCTATTAATATAGCTAGCCAATTATATTTTGAATATATTTCATATACTACTGAAGATAAAATAAAGATAAGAAAAATATATATCAAATGATCTTTCTCTTGATCTATTCCATCTAAATACATGGCATCACCTCTTATTATGAGTTTTGCCATTTTTTAATAATTATATCTCCTATAAGAAAAGTTATTATACTTGCTGAAATTATAATTATCATATCTTTATTATATGTTATTGAATTTACAACAAATAACAATGCTCCTATAAATAAATATATAAGTATCACTAATAATGTTGGCTTTAAACCTTTATTTAATGATCTAAAGCTAATATTAGAGTTAATTAGCGTATTAAGTATTAAAATACCCCCTATTATCATAAATAATGAAAATTCACTTTGCTCTGGTAATATAAATACTGCTGTTGAAACTAATATACTAACTAAACCTACTTCTATAAGTATTTTATTTTTACTTTTATCTTCTTTTCTATATAACATGTTCAAAAGCATTATAGGAGTAAGGAAAACAAAGTTAGCTAATAATATAGTATATTCATTGAAAATAATTTTATCTGTTAATAAATAATTGAAATTTAAAGTAATTAATTCTGCTAATATTCCTATTATATATATCATCAATGCATTATTTATACCTTTATATAAGTTATAATTTTCTATGTTTAACTTATTAAAAGTACTAATCACACCTTTTTCACTATATACATCACAGCTTCTTTTTAATAATGAAGTTGCTTCTCCTTTTGCAACACTAAAATCAGCTAAATTAACAATAGATAAATCTCCTAAGGTTTCACCTTCACAGGCTATTTTATATCCATCTTCTTTAAATGTATTTACTATTGTTGTTTTTAATGTTGGACTTAATCTACAGAATACTCTCACCCTTGAAATTACCTTATAAAACTCATCTTTACTTAATGCTTCGAGCTCTACCCCTGAAATTACTTCTTTAGAAGACCTTATAATTCCTATATTTCTTCCTAAAATTTCACTAGAAATCTTATTATCATCTGTAAATATTATAGGTAAAATCCCCTTTTCCATTATCTTTTCAATTTTCTCTTTTATTCCATCTACTAGTGGGTTGCTTAAAGCAGCTAATCCTACAAACACTAAGTTACTTTCTATATTTTCAAGTTTTGAGGGTTCGTAATTAAAACTTCTGTATGCAAAAGCATCGGTTATTAATCCTTCTCTTTTGAATATCATATCTGTCATTTTAATTTTATTTATATCCTCTACTGTTAACTCTCTCTCTATTCCATTCACCAGTATATGGGTGCATGAATCTAAAACACTATCCAAAGAACCTCTAGTATTAGCTCTAAATCCTTTGTCTCCCTTATTTATAGTTGTATATAAATTTCTGCTTGAATCCCTTGGCATCTCAAATATTCTTCTATTTGAACTTTCTAATGCTCCTTTAAATATATCTTTTTCTGCTCCAAACTTCATATAAGCAACTTCAAACATATCTCCCTTGGACCACTTATTTTCATTATTATATTTGGCATTATTACACAGTATAGATATATCTAATATTCTCTTACTATTTATTTCTTTAAAATCTATTTTTTCTTTTAATATTATTTCTTCATTTGTATATAATTTCTCTAAATATAAATCTTTTTTTGTTATTGTATTAGTTTTTTCAAGGAAAATTACTTTTATATCCTTTACCCTATCTATAATTGAAAAATTGATTATTTCAAAGCCGTCTCTTTCTAATCTTTTCTTTGTATTTTTTATATATCTCCCCATTAAATCCGGAAGAGAAATAGTTATTATACAAAGTAATCCTATAAAAAATAACTGTGCTTTATCTTTTAAACCACCTGGAAGCACCATAGTAAATATAAATTGAACTAAAATTAAACATATAGATACTTTATAAATAAACCCTTCTATTTTAGAAGATAAGGTCTGCTTGTCTACCTTTGATTTATTCATTATTGTAAGTAATTTTCCTAATCTAGTATCCTTTCCGGTTTCAACAACTACCCCTATACCATTTCCTTCTTTTATAACGGTTCCTCTAAATAACATATTATGTATTTCACTTAAAGAAGCTACACCTCCATCTAATTTAGCTTCATATTTATCTTTTATAGAATTATCTCCCGTTATATTTCTTTCATCTACTTTTAATCCTTCACTTTTTATTATTCTTATATCTGCTGATATAAACGATCCTTTTCTAAATCTTACTACATCACCTTTAACTAATTCTTCTGCCTCTATAAGCTTTTCTATTCCATCTCTTAATACTGATACTTGAGATGTATTTAACCTTTGTAAAATTTCAAGTTCTTTCGCTCTAGTTATTTCATAATATAATTTAAATATTAAGTTATATATAAGTAAACCACTTGTTATAATTGCCATTAAATTAAATTTATTTATTATAAATATAAAAATAAATGCCAAAAAGAAATATATGTACTTTTGCTTAAATAAATCTTTTAATATATTTAGGTTTTTTCTATGTCCTGGAGTATCTATTTTATTATCTCCATAGTTTTCTCTTCTTTGGATTACCTCATTTTCAGATAACCCCTTATCTATGTTGCTTTCCAGTAATTCTATTACCTTCATAGAACTATTACTATAATATGATTTCATATTTAATTATTATCCCTCTCTTTCTCTAACATATATATCCGCTTTGTTTAATTTTTTTATGAATTATATTAAAAATTTTAACTAAAAATAACCTGACACTTTATAGTATAAATTGTCAGGCTATAAATTTCAAATTATTCTCTCATAAAATTTTATTAAGATTTAGTTTTAGGATTAAAAATACACGCCATTATATATCCAAAAAATATTGCGGCTGTTATTCCAGCTGCTGTTCCAGTAATCCCCCCAGTAAAAGCTCCAATTAACCCTTTTTCATCTACAGCTTTTATAGCTCCCTTTGCAAGAGAATTTCCAAACCCAGGTAATGGTACTGAAGCTCCAGCTCCACCTAACTCTATAATTTTATCATATATTCCAAATGCACCTAGAATTGCACCTAAGGTAACAAATATAACTAATATTCTTGCTGGTGTAAGCTTTGTAGTATCCATTAATATTTGACCAATTACACAAATAATTCCGCCTATGATAAATGCATTTACAAATTGCATTAATATACCTTCTTTCTTAACTTATTTATCTTTATATTCAATAGCTACTGCATGAGCAATTCCTGGAATAGTTTCACCTTGAAGAGATGAAGTTGTACTCATTAATGCTCCAGTAGATATCAACAAAACATTTTTTATCTCTTTTCTCATTAATTTTTTATAAAAACATCCACTTGCTACAACTGCAGAACATCCACAACCACTTCCACCTGCATCTGTATTTTGAACCACATCATCAAATATCATATCCCCACAATCTACATAATTTTCTCTTATATCATATCCATATTCCATCATCAATTTATTAGTTATTTCTTTTCCTACTTTCCCTAAATCACCTGTGGCTATTACATCATAAAAGTTTGGTTGTCTTCCTGTGTCTTTAAAATGTCTAACTAATGTATCTACAGCTGCTGGTGCCATAGCGGCTCCCATATTATTAGGATCTTTTATTCCATAATCTTTAACAACTCCTGTTGTTACATAAGTAACTTCAGGAAAATTCCCTTCTTTCGCAAGTAACATAGCCCCTGAACCTGTAACAGTCCATTGACAAGTTGCACATCTTTGAGATCCATATTCTAATGGAAATCTAAATTGTCTTTCAGCTGCACTAAAATGTGATGATGTAGATGCTATTACATAATTTGCAAATCCTCCATCCATCATCATAGCTGCAACACTTAATGATTCTGACATTGTTGAACATGCTCCATATAATCCAAAGAAAGGAATGTTAAGTTGTCTAGCTGCAAAAGATGATGATGTAATTTGATTTAATAAGTCCCCTGCAAATAGATAATCTATATCTTCTTCTTTTAAATTAGTTCTTCCAAGTACACCTCTTATAGCAGTATGCATCATATCACTTTCTGCTTTTTCATAGCTGTCTTTTCCACATGTATCATCATTTAAAATTTCATCAAAGTAATCTCTTAAAGGACCTTCTCCTTCTTTTGGACCTACTATTGAATATGTAGCTATTATCTTAGGTGGATTACTTAACTTTACTGTATGTTTACCTACTTTTTTATTTTTTTGGTTATTCATACCAATATTCCTCCTAACACTTCTTATTTATAGTTATTCTCAGTAACATTTACATAAATATTTGTATAAGATAATATACTATTCCTATTA from Clostridium chauvoei encodes:
- a CDS encoding ComEC/Rec2 family competence protein, translated to MYLDGIDQEKDHLIYIFLIFILSSVVYEIYSKYNWLAILIASCFFIMIYIYKRGRFLILISLFFTISLLNNICYFNYKPSNTEIIRVVSLNGYGAVGKIEGREVYLEGDLKELKIGERLAVKGKFTKDIKISKGNLGIYKIIDYKKIADDLISKVYKIRENIFYKIRNKLGSRRAALITSISFGYTNFLDEEDRNDMKTLGVTHVIAVSGLHMAIVYSVLMKVFGKSLTPFIAFIYVIFTGASLSTVRAYIMLLCMNLAVPLRRKYNPLAALSLAGVILLIIEPQGVFKIGFQLSFLATLGIILFNKKINKSLYKLPKYIRESLSICISAQIFTFPALLIYFQEFSLGFIIGNLLISPLITIIVILGNLLAIVSFTTEIFNYICFIAYYITDFLDYITESLINILPPITYLNENIALMYMSILISSYFYKKGFKRFIYMPLLFLVYISILIYSPIPKIKYYKEGAILLSYKGDRMLLTLKKDIDLKKIKNISLANKVYKEGKFIKIGDNTYLKSKGKDFQLNNNGKVYLLALSKQKSNSDYDIINFRRGDFDEIMIFSDKVLILD
- a CDS encoding cation-transporting P-type ATPase, whose amino-acid sequence is MKSYYSNSSMKVIELLESNIDKGLSENEVIQRRENYGDNKIDTPGHRKNLNILKDLFKQKYIYFFLAFIFIFIINKFNLMAIITSGLLIYNLIFKLYYEITRAKELEILQRLNTSQVSVLRDGIEKLIEAEELVKGDVVRFRKGSFISADIRIIKSEGLKVDERNITGDNSIKDKYEAKLDGGVASLSEIHNMLFRGTVIKEGNGIGVVVETGKDTRLGKLLTIMNKSKVDKQTLSSKIEGFIYKVSICLILVQFIFTMVLPGGLKDKAQLFFIGLLCIITISLPDLMGRYIKNTKKRLERDGFEIINFSIIDRVKDIKVIFLEKTNTITKKDLYLEKLYTNEEIILKEKIDFKEINSKRILDISILCNNAKYNNENKWSKGDMFEVAYMKFGAEKDIFKGALESSNRRIFEMPRDSSRNLYTTINKGDKGFRANTRGSLDSVLDSCTHILVNGIERELTVEDINKIKMTDMIFKREGLITDAFAYRSFNYEPSKLENIESNLVFVGLAALSNPLVDGIKEKIEKIMEKGILPIIFTDDNKISSEILGRNIGIIRSSKEVISGVELEALSKDEFYKVISRVRVFCRLSPTLKTTIVNTFKEDGYKIACEGETLGDLSIVNLADFSVAKGEATSLLKRSCDVYSEKGVISTFNKLNIENYNLYKGINNALMIYIIGILAELITLNFNYLLTDKIIFNEYTILLANFVFLTPIMLLNMLYRKEDKSKNKILIEVGLVSILVSTAVFILPEQSEFSLFMIIGGILILNTLINSNISFRSLNKGLKPTLLVILIYLFIGALLFVVNSITYNKDMIIIISASIITFLIGDIIIKKWQNS
- the spoVAE gene encoding stage V sporulation protein AE, giving the protein MQFVNAFIIGGIICVIGQILMDTTKLTPARILVIFVTLGAILGAFGIYDKIIELGGAGASVPLPGFGNSLAKGAIKAVDEKGLIGAFTGGITGTAAGITAAIFFGYIMACIFNPKTKS
- the spoVAD gene encoding stage V sporulation protein AD; amino-acid sequence: MNNQKNKKVGKHTVKLSNPPKIIATYSIVGPKEGEGPLRDYFDEILNDDTCGKDSYEKAESDMMHTAIRGVLGRTNLKEEDIDYLFAGDLLNQITSSSFAARQLNIPFFGLYGACSTMSESLSVAAMMMDGGFANYVIASTSSHFSAAERQFRFPLEYGSQRCATCQWTVTGSGAMLLAKEGNFPEVTYVTTGVVKDYGIKDPNNMGAAMAPAAVDTLVRHFKDTGRQPNFYDVIATGDLGKVGKEITNKLMMEYGYDIRENYVDCGDMIFDDVVQNTDAGGSGCGCSAVVASGCFYKKLMRKEIKNVLLISTGALMSTTSSLQGETIPGIAHAVAIEYKDK